From Maylandia zebra isolate NMK-2024a linkage group LG11, Mzebra_GT3a, whole genome shotgun sequence, one genomic window encodes:
- the LOC101471375 gene encoding B-cell receptor CD22 isoform X1, which translates to MAGTLTFLLISSLLQGALCETFNVKMPQNINVLRGSCVTIPCSFDVESKFENNLDDSCKAYWSNSTSFTSENAKLKPTKEMTGHLKKKDCTTTFNNASLLQSTKYYFRLECDKPLIYTFTQAGVDISFIDDPPSPTLTPSTVEVEEGASVSLTCSAPAPCWSHPPALTWSPNLGQSQETLQENQDKTKVRTSVMNFTASHLHHGNKISCTAVYQKQDGSPDVTAEASLTPDISSGTWGITVPQNINVVSGTCVIIPCFFDVKKSYKNMLDHTCEAYWDNGAAKLLATKEMTRDLTKKDCTTTFNNASLLQRSKYYFRLECNNTLIYTFKQAGVDISFIDPPSPTLTPSAVEVEEGASVSLTCSAPAPCWSHPPALTWSPNLGQSQETLQENQDKTKVRTSVMNFTASHIHHGNKISCTAVYQKQDGSPDVTAETSLHPDISYSPKNITVSVSPSGPVPENSNVSLTCSTNANPAVRNYTWYRADGDQETFIGTGTSLNIKVFRDRRSFFCKAENKIGIGRSSSIQIDVQYSPKNITVSVSPSGPVPENSNVSLTCSSNANPAVRNYTWYRADGDQETFIGTGTSLNIKVSRDRRSFFCKAENEIGVGRSSSIQIDVQYSPKNITVSVSPSGPVPENSNVSLTCSSNANPAVRNYTWYRVDGDQETFIGTGTSLNIKVSRDRRSFFCKAENEIGVGRSSSIQIDVQYSPKNITVSVSPSGPVPENSNVSLICSTNANPAVRNYTWYRADGDQETLIGTGTSLNIQVFRNRRTFFCKAENKLGVERSNVTQLEIHFLPQILFSSDCVKTASQVNCSCDTDGNPSPAVQWYLNGEPVNQSGGFEIFSETLNITVHRSSFILSQPHVKHFSTLLCRSFNSLGSASQQFCMSKFKSSAEPQGSVLYPVIVSTLVVLLLVLMCVLLFVIRTQTNHCKPKVGLIDENNTVAMIQPPTEEGNEAPNTTEESIYANAERLREAGIVDPKVVAEPSSTNLPSAEPVGARGSKNSENKGDKCEAIYSSVNWKTKSKKKKEETSVDLNSPGSYYLEEEKCIVEGINRNFVSNALEMGGLYDEVGGKNVKKEVDCEYAQVKFKDKTEKKKK; encoded by the exons ATGGCTGGAACTCTGACTTTTCTTCTCATTAGTTCTCTGCTGCAGG GTGCACTGTGCGAAACGTTCAACGTCAAAATGCCACAGAATATAAATGTTTTGAGAGGATCCTGTGTGACCATCCCCTGCTCCTTTGATGTTGAGAGCAAATTTGAAAATAACTTAGATGATTCATGTAAAGCATATTGGAGTAATTCAACTTCATTTACCAGTGAAAATGCAAAACTAAAGCCAACTAAAGAAATGACAGGacacttaaaaaagaaagactgcACCACAACTTTCAATAATGCAAGTCTTCTTCAAAGTACTAAATATTACTTCAGACTGGAGTGTGATAAACCACTGATATACACTTTTACACAAGCTGGTGTAGACATTTCATTCATAG ATGATCCTCCCTCACCGACTCTGACTCCATCCacagtggaggtggaggagggagccTCTGTGAGTCTGACGTGCTCTGCTCCAGCTCCATGTTGGTCTCATCCTCCAGCTCTGACATGGAGCCCTAACCTGGGTCAGAGTCAGGAGACACTGCAGGAGAATCAGGACAAAACTAAAGTCAGGACCTCTGTTATGAATTTCACTGCTTCTCACCTCCATCATGGAAATAAAATCTCCTGCACTGCTGTCTACCAGAAACAAGATGGTAGCCCTGATGTCACTGCTGAAGCAAGTTTAACTCCTGATATTTCAA GTGGAACGTGGGGGATCACAGTGCCACAGAATATAAATGTCGTGAGTGGAACCTGTGTGATCATCCCCTGCTTCTTTGACGTAAAGAAGAGCTATAAAAACATGTTAGATCATACATGTGAAGCATATTGGGACAATGGAGCTGCAAAACTGCTTGCAACTAAAGAAATGACACGAGACTTAACAAAGAAAGACTGCACCACAACTTTCAATAATGCAAGTCTTCTTCAAAGAAGTAAATACTACTTCAGACTGGAGTGTAATAATACACTGATATATACTTTTAAACAAGCTGGTGTAGATATTTCATTCATAG ATCCTCCTTCACCGACTCTGACTCCATCCgcagtggaggtggaggagggagccTCTGTGAGTCTGACGTGCTCTGCTCCAGCTCCATGTTGGTCTCATCCTCCAGCTCTGACATGGAGCCCTAACCTGGGTCAGAGTCAGGAGACACTGCAGGAGAATCAGGACAAAACTAAAGTCAGGACCTCTGTTATGAATTTCACTGCTTCTCACATCCATCATGGAAATAAAATCTCCTGCACTGCTGTCTACCAGAAACAAGATGGTAGCCCTGATGTCACTGCTGAAACAAGTTTACATCCTGATATTTCAT ATTCACCTAAAAACATCACAGTTTCAGTCAGTCCTTCTGGTCCAGTACCAGAGAACAGCAATGTGAGTCTGACCTGCAGCACTAATGCCAACCCAGCAGTGAGGAACTACACCTGGTACAGAGCTGATGGAGACCAGGAGACATTTATCGGAACAGGAACCAGTTTAAACATTAAAGTCTTCAGAGACAGACGGTCATTTTTCTGCAAGGCTGAAAATAAGATTGGAATTGGACGTTCCAGCAGCATTCAAATAGATGTTCAGT ATTCACCTAAAAACATTACAGTTTCAGTCAGTCCTTCTGGTCCAGTACCAGAGAACAGCAATGTGAGTCTGACCTGCAGCAGTAATGCCAACCCAGCAGTGAGGAACTACACCTGGTACAGAGCTGATGGAGACCAGGAGACATTTATCGGAACAGGAACCAGTTTAAACATTAAAGTCTCCAGAGACAGACGGTCATTTTTCTGCAAGGCTGAAAATGAGATTGGAGTTGGACGTTCCAGCAGCATTCAAATAGATGTTCAGT ATTCACCTAAAAACATTACAGTTTCAGTCAGTCCTTCTGGTCCAGTACCAGAGAACAGCAATGTGAGTCTGACCTGCAGCAGTAATGCCAACCCAGCAGTGAGGAACTACACCTGGTACAGAGTTGATGGAGACCAGGAGACGTTTATTGGTACAGGAACCAGTTTAAACATTAAAGTCTCCAGAGACAGACGGTCATTTTTCTGCAAGGCTGAAAATGAGATTGGAGTTGGACGTTCCAGCAGCATTCAAATAGATGTTCAGT ATTCACCTAAAAACATCACAGTTTCAGTCAGTCCTTCTGGTCCAGTACCAGAGAACAGCAATGTGAGTCTAATATGCAGCACTAATGCCAACCCAGCAGTGAGGAACTACACCTGGTACAGAGCTGATGGAGACCAGGAGACTTTAATTGGAACAGGAACCAGTTTAAACATTCAAGTCTTCAGAAACAGACGGACATTTTTCTGCAAGGCTGAAAATAAGCTCGGAGTTGAACGTTCTAATGTGACTCAGCTTGAGATTCATT TTCTTCCACAGATCCTGTTTTCATCAGATTGTGTTAAAACTGCAAGTCAAGTTAACTGTTCCTGTGACACTGACGGAAACCCTTCCCCTGCTGTACAGTGGTATTTGAATGGAGAACCTGTCAATCAGTCTGGTGGATTTGAAATATTCAGTGAGACTCTAAACATCACAGTTCACAGGAGCTCCTTCATTCTGAGTCAACCACATGTGAAGCATTTTTCCACCCTGCTCTGCCGTAGCTTCAACTCTCTGGGATCTGCCAGTCAACAATTTTGTATGAGCAAGTTTAAAAGCTCTGCAGAACCTCAAG gttcAGTTCTGTATCCAGTGATCGTCTCCACTCTTGTAGTGTTACTATTAGTACTAATgtgtgttctgctgtttgttatCAG gACTCAGACGAATCACTGTAAGCCGAAAGTTGGGTTAATAGATGAAAACAACACAGTTGCGATGATTCAGCCTCCGACTGAAGAAGGAAATGAG GCACCAAACACAACAGAAGAGAGCATTTATGCAAATGCTGAAAGGTTGAGAGAGGCAGGCATTGTTGACCCTAAAGTAGTTGCTGAGCCAAGTAGCACCAACTTGCCAAGCGCTGAGCCAGTGGGTGCAAGAGGAAGCAAAAACTCTGAGAACAAAGGCGACAAGTGTGAAGCAATTTACTCTAGTGTGAACTGGAAGACCAAgagcaagaaaaagaaggaagaaacctctgtgGACTTGAATTCACCTGGTAGCTATTATCTGGAGGAGGAGAAGTGCATTGTGGAGGGAATTAACAGAAATTTTGTGAGCAATGCACTAGAGATGGGAGGCCTGTATGATGAAGTGGGGGGTAAGAATGTGAAAAAGGAAGTGGACTGTGAATATGCCCAGGTAAAATTTAAAGACaagactgaaaagaaaaagaagtaa
- the LOC101471375 gene encoding sialoadhesin isoform X2 — MAGTLTFLLISSLLQGALCETFNVKMPQNINVLRGSCVTIPCSFDVESKFENNLDDSCKAYWSNSTSFTSENAKLKPTKEMTGHLKKKDCTTTFNNASLLQSTKYYFRLECDKPLIYTFTQAGVDISFIDDPPSPTLTPSTVEVEEGASVSLTCSAPAPCWSHPPALTWSPNLGQSQETLQENQDKTKVRTSVMNFTASHLHHGNKISCTAVYQKQDGSPDVTAEASLTPDISSGTWGITVPQNINVVSGTCVIIPCFFDVKKSYKNMLDHTCEAYWDNGAAKLLATKEMTRDLTKKDCTTTFNNASLLQRSKYYFRLECNNTLIYTFKQAGVDISFIDPPSPTLTPSAVEVEEGASVSLTCSAPAPCWSHPPALTWSPNLGQSQETLQENQDKTKVRTSVMNFTASHIHHGNKISCTAVYQKQDGSPDVTAETSLHPDISYSPKNITVSVSPSGPVPENSNVSLTCSTNANPAVRNYTWYRADGDQETFIGTGTSLNIKVFRDRRSFFCKAENKIGIGRSSSIQIDVQYSPKNITVSVSPSGPVPENSNVSLTCSSNANPAVRNYTWYRADGDQETFIGTGTSLNIKVSRDRRSFFCKAENEIGVGRSSSIQIDVQYSPKNITVSVSPSGPVPENSNVSLTCSSNANPAVRNYTWYRVDGDQETFIGTGTSLNIKVSRDRRSFFCKAENEIGVGRSSSIQIDVQFLPQILFSSDCVKTASQVNCSCDTDGNPSPAVQWYLNGEPVNQSGGFEIFSETLNITVHRSSFILSQPHVKHFSTLLCRSFNSLGSASQQFCMSKFKSSAEPQGSVLYPVIVSTLVVLLLVLMCVLLFVIRTQTNHCKPKVGLIDENNTVAMIQPPTEEGNEAPNTTEESIYANAERLREAGIVDPKVVAEPSSTNLPSAEPVGARGSKNSENKGDKCEAIYSSVNWKTKSKKKKEETSVDLNSPGSYYLEEEKCIVEGINRNFVSNALEMGGLYDEVGGKNVKKEVDCEYAQVKFKDKTEKKKK, encoded by the exons ATGGCTGGAACTCTGACTTTTCTTCTCATTAGTTCTCTGCTGCAGG GTGCACTGTGCGAAACGTTCAACGTCAAAATGCCACAGAATATAAATGTTTTGAGAGGATCCTGTGTGACCATCCCCTGCTCCTTTGATGTTGAGAGCAAATTTGAAAATAACTTAGATGATTCATGTAAAGCATATTGGAGTAATTCAACTTCATTTACCAGTGAAAATGCAAAACTAAAGCCAACTAAAGAAATGACAGGacacttaaaaaagaaagactgcACCACAACTTTCAATAATGCAAGTCTTCTTCAAAGTACTAAATATTACTTCAGACTGGAGTGTGATAAACCACTGATATACACTTTTACACAAGCTGGTGTAGACATTTCATTCATAG ATGATCCTCCCTCACCGACTCTGACTCCATCCacagtggaggtggaggagggagccTCTGTGAGTCTGACGTGCTCTGCTCCAGCTCCATGTTGGTCTCATCCTCCAGCTCTGACATGGAGCCCTAACCTGGGTCAGAGTCAGGAGACACTGCAGGAGAATCAGGACAAAACTAAAGTCAGGACCTCTGTTATGAATTTCACTGCTTCTCACCTCCATCATGGAAATAAAATCTCCTGCACTGCTGTCTACCAGAAACAAGATGGTAGCCCTGATGTCACTGCTGAAGCAAGTTTAACTCCTGATATTTCAA GTGGAACGTGGGGGATCACAGTGCCACAGAATATAAATGTCGTGAGTGGAACCTGTGTGATCATCCCCTGCTTCTTTGACGTAAAGAAGAGCTATAAAAACATGTTAGATCATACATGTGAAGCATATTGGGACAATGGAGCTGCAAAACTGCTTGCAACTAAAGAAATGACACGAGACTTAACAAAGAAAGACTGCACCACAACTTTCAATAATGCAAGTCTTCTTCAAAGAAGTAAATACTACTTCAGACTGGAGTGTAATAATACACTGATATATACTTTTAAACAAGCTGGTGTAGATATTTCATTCATAG ATCCTCCTTCACCGACTCTGACTCCATCCgcagtggaggtggaggagggagccTCTGTGAGTCTGACGTGCTCTGCTCCAGCTCCATGTTGGTCTCATCCTCCAGCTCTGACATGGAGCCCTAACCTGGGTCAGAGTCAGGAGACACTGCAGGAGAATCAGGACAAAACTAAAGTCAGGACCTCTGTTATGAATTTCACTGCTTCTCACATCCATCATGGAAATAAAATCTCCTGCACTGCTGTCTACCAGAAACAAGATGGTAGCCCTGATGTCACTGCTGAAACAAGTTTACATCCTGATATTTCAT ATTCACCTAAAAACATCACAGTTTCAGTCAGTCCTTCTGGTCCAGTACCAGAGAACAGCAATGTGAGTCTGACCTGCAGCACTAATGCCAACCCAGCAGTGAGGAACTACACCTGGTACAGAGCTGATGGAGACCAGGAGACATTTATCGGAACAGGAACCAGTTTAAACATTAAAGTCTTCAGAGACAGACGGTCATTTTTCTGCAAGGCTGAAAATAAGATTGGAATTGGACGTTCCAGCAGCATTCAAATAGATGTTCAGT ATTCACCTAAAAACATTACAGTTTCAGTCAGTCCTTCTGGTCCAGTACCAGAGAACAGCAATGTGAGTCTGACCTGCAGCAGTAATGCCAACCCAGCAGTGAGGAACTACACCTGGTACAGAGCTGATGGAGACCAGGAGACATTTATCGGAACAGGAACCAGTTTAAACATTAAAGTCTCCAGAGACAGACGGTCATTTTTCTGCAAGGCTGAAAATGAGATTGGAGTTGGACGTTCCAGCAGCATTCAAATAGATGTTCAGT ATTCACCTAAAAACATTACAGTTTCAGTCAGTCCTTCTGGTCCAGTACCAGAGAACAGCAATGTGAGTCTGACCTGCAGCAGTAATGCCAACCCAGCAGTGAGGAACTACACCTGGTACAGAGTTGATGGAGACCAGGAGACGTTTATTGGTACAGGAACCAGTTTAAACATTAAAGTCTCCAGAGACAGACGGTCATTTTTCTGCAAGGCTGAAAATGAGATTGGAGTTGGACGTTCCAGCAGCATTCAAATAGATGTTCAGT TTCTTCCACAGATCCTGTTTTCATCAGATTGTGTTAAAACTGCAAGTCAAGTTAACTGTTCCTGTGACACTGACGGAAACCCTTCCCCTGCTGTACAGTGGTATTTGAATGGAGAACCTGTCAATCAGTCTGGTGGATTTGAAATATTCAGTGAGACTCTAAACATCACAGTTCACAGGAGCTCCTTCATTCTGAGTCAACCACATGTGAAGCATTTTTCCACCCTGCTCTGCCGTAGCTTCAACTCTCTGGGATCTGCCAGTCAACAATTTTGTATGAGCAAGTTTAAAAGCTCTGCAGAACCTCAAG gttcAGTTCTGTATCCAGTGATCGTCTCCACTCTTGTAGTGTTACTATTAGTACTAATgtgtgttctgctgtttgttatCAG gACTCAGACGAATCACTGTAAGCCGAAAGTTGGGTTAATAGATGAAAACAACACAGTTGCGATGATTCAGCCTCCGACTGAAGAAGGAAATGAG GCACCAAACACAACAGAAGAGAGCATTTATGCAAATGCTGAAAGGTTGAGAGAGGCAGGCATTGTTGACCCTAAAGTAGTTGCTGAGCCAAGTAGCACCAACTTGCCAAGCGCTGAGCCAGTGGGTGCAAGAGGAAGCAAAAACTCTGAGAACAAAGGCGACAAGTGTGAAGCAATTTACTCTAGTGTGAACTGGAAGACCAAgagcaagaaaaagaaggaagaaacctctgtgGACTTGAATTCACCTGGTAGCTATTATCTGGAGGAGGAGAAGTGCATTGTGGAGGGAATTAACAGAAATTTTGTGAGCAATGCACTAGAGATGGGAGGCCTGTATGATGAAGTGGGGGGTAAGAATGTGAAAAAGGAAGTGGACTGTGAATATGCCCAGGTAAAATTTAAAGACaagactgaaaagaaaaagaagtaa